CACCGATTCCGACATCGACGACGCCATGAGTGGGAATATCTGCCGCTGTGGGACCTACATGCGCATCCGCGAAGCGATCAAGATCGCTGCCGCGGAATCCAGCAAGAAGGGAGGCTGACCATGACCTTCAATCGCATCATGCCTCGCGCGTCTGACGCCAGCCTGTCGCGGCGGACCTTCCTCGCAACCAGTGCAGCTGTCAGCGGCGGCCTGATTGTGAGCCTCTGCCTGCCGTTTGGTCGAAGCGATGCCGCCGGCTCCGAGGCCTTTGCGCCGAATGCGTTCGTTCGGATCGGCAGTGACGGCCAGGTTGTTCTCACCATGCCCTATGTCGAAATGGGGCAGGGCACCTACACCTCGATCCCGATGCTGATTGCCGAAGAGCTCGACGTCAGTCTGAATCAGGTGCGGCTCGAGCATGCGCCGCCGAATGAAAAGCTTTATGCCAACCCGCTGCTCGGCGTGCAGGCGACCGGCAATTCGAACGCCATGCGCGGCGCCTGGAAGCCGTTGCGCGAAGCCGGTGCCACCGCACGGATGATGCTGGTCGCCGCGGCGGCCAAGCGTTGGGAAGTCGACGCGAAATCGTGCCGCGCGCAGGACGGCGAGGTGATCCACACGCCGACCGGACGACGCCTGAAATATGGCGAGCTCGCCGCTGAGGCGGCAAAGATGCCTGCGCCCACGGGCGTCGCGCTCAAATCGCCGGACGAGTTCAAGCTGATCGGCACGCCCGCGAAGCGGCTCGATGCGCCGGGCAAGGTCAATGGAACGGCGCTTTATGGCCTCGATGCGAGGCCGGCGGGCGTGAAGATCGCGACGCTTGCGCAATCGCCTACCTTCGGCGGTCGCGTCAAGAATCTCGACGACACCGCGGCGAAGGCCGTGAAGGGCGTGCGCCAGATCGTGCGGCTCGATGATGCAGTTGCTGTCGTCGCCGACCATATGGGCGCCGCGAAAAAGGGGCTCGAGGCGCTCAAGATCGAATGGGACGATGGCCCGCATGCCGCGCTCGCCACCGATGAGATCGCCCGCCAGCTCGATCAGGCGACGCTCGGCTCCGGCGCGGTGGCGCAGAACATCGGGGATGCTGACAAGGCGATGGCCGGCGCCGCTACCAAGGTGGAGGCGACCTATCAGGTTCCGTTCCTGGCGCACGCCACGATGGAGCCGATGAACTGCACGGTGCATGTGCGCAAGGATGCGTGCGACATCTGGATCGGCAGCCAGGCCGTGGCACGGGTCCAGGCAATGGCTGCGCAGGCCGCAGGCCTGCCGGTCGAGAAGGTCATCGTGCACAATCATCTGATCGGCGGCGGTTTCGGCCGGCGACTTGAGGCGGACGGTGCGGTGCGTGCGGTCGAGATCGGCAAACATGTCGATGGTCCGGTCAAGGTGGTGTGGACGCGCGAAGAGGACATCCAGCACGACATGTATCGGCCTTATTGGTTCGATCGCATTTCCGCAGGGCTTGACCAGCAGGGCAGGCTGGTTGCCTGGAAAAATCGCTTCGCCGGATCCTCGGTGATCGCGCGCTGGCTGCCGCCGGGATTCAAGGACGGCCTCGATCCGGACTCGACGGAAGGCGCGATCGATCTGGTCTATGACCTTCCGAACTTCCACGTCGAATATGTGCGGGCGGAGCCTCCGGCTATTCCGACCGCATTCTGGCGCAGCGTCGGTCCCTCCCACAATGTCTTCGTCACCGAAAGCTTTATCGACGAACTGGCCGCAGCCGCAAAGCAGGATCCGGTCGACTTCCGGCGATCTCTCCTCGGCAAGAACCCGCGCGCGAAGGCGGTGCTCGATCTGGCGGCGGAAAAGGCCGGCTGGGGTCAGCCTCTGCCCAAGGGGCGCGGCCGCGGCGTCTCGCTGCAAAACGCGTTCGGCAGCCTTTTGGCGCAGGTCGCCGAGGTCGAGGTATCGAAGGATGGCGCGGTGCGTGTTCGCCGCGTTGTCTGCGCGATGGATTGCGGCACCGTCGTCAATCCCGACACGGTGCAGGCTCAGCTCATGAGCGGCATCGTCTTTGGTGCGACGGCGGCGCTCTATGGCGAGATCACGCTCAAGAACGGGCGCGTCGAACAGAGCAACTTTGACACCTACCAGGTGCTGCGCATGAACGAGGCTCCGGTGGTCGAGGTCCACCTCGTCAAGAGCACGGAGCCGCCCGGCGGCATGGGCGAGACCGGGACGTCGGCGATCGTTCCCGCGATCGCCAACGCGATCTTTGCCGCGACCGGAAAGCGCCTGCGCAAGATGCCGGTTGACGCCAGCGCACTGAAGCAGCCCGTGTAGGCAAACTGGTTCTGGAGGAGCCCCGATGCGATCCGACATGGTGCCAGGTGCGGTTTTTCCCGATTACGAGCTGTCCGACCACACCGGAAAGCACCGGAAGCTGTCCGAGCTGCAAGGACACGACCCGATGATCGTCGTGCTGAGCCGCGGCAGCTTCTGCCCGAAGGATCGTCGGCAGGCTGAAGGCCTCCTCCAGCTCCACCGCGAGATGGAAGTCGGCTACTGCCGGCTGGTTACGATCTCGACCGACAATATCACCGAGACCAATGAAAACCGCAGCGGTATCGGCGCGCACTGGACTTTCCTCTCTGACCCACGGCGGATCGTTCAGAAGGATCTCGACATCGCCGAATACACCGACCCCAAGCACAATCCCATGATCCCGCATGTGATTGTGCTCGAGCCGGGGCTCGTCATCTACAGGATCTACAATGGCTACTGGTTCTTTGGCCGGCCGACCGTGGAAGAACTCCGTCAGGACCTGCGCGTCGTCAGCATGAAGTGCCGGCCGGACTGGGACATCACCACGCCCGAGCTGAAGGCCGCGTGGCAACAAGGCCGCAAGGAGCTATTTTATCCTTACGGCAAGACCTTCGTCGAAACGCTGAGCGAATAGAAATGGCAAAAGGAGGCGTAACATGATCCGCAAGGCAAAGGCAGTCTGGCATGGTAACGGCCGCACCGGCAGCGGCAATCTTTCCAGCGAGTCCGGCGTGCTCGCCGAGACACCTTATTCCTTCAAGACCCGCTTCGAGAACGAGAAGGGCACCAATCCCGAAGAGCTGATCGCGGCGGCACATGCCGGCTGCTTCACCATGGCGCTGGCCTTTGGTCTACAGGCTGCGGGCTTTACGCCGACGGAGCTCGCGACCGAGGCGGCCGTCGCGCTCGAGCCGGAAGGCCAGGGCTTTCGCATCAGCCGTTCCGCGCTGACGTTGCGCGCGAAGGTGCCGAATCTGGACGAAGCTGCCTTTGCCCGCCTCGCCGGCGAAGCCGAGAAGAACTGCCCGGTCTCAAAAGTCCTCAACGCCGCCATCACGCTGGACGCCAAGCTAGTCCAGTAGGTACGGACTTGCGAAACGTCGTCCGCGTTCTCATGCCCACTGAGATCAGGGAGGAGCGCAATGGCCCGCACGCATCAGCCGGATGAGGCGACTTTCAGATCGATCCTGCCCGAAGATATCGACTGGAAACCGTTCCCCGCGTTTTCGCCGGGGGCGCGCCTGGCCGTCCTGGTCGGTCATCCCAGTGAACCCGGTCCTTATATGATCAGGGTGAAGGTGCCTGCCGGCACGAAACTGATGCCGCACAAGCACCCCGAGGATCGCATCTACACCGTCATGTCGGGCGTCTTCTACATCGGGCTTGGCGAAGCGTTCGACGGCGACAAGGTGAAGGCCTATCCGCCGGGCAGCGTCATCGTCTTGCCCGGCGAGACTTGGCATTTTCATTGGGCGAAGTCCGGTGAATATGTCACGCAGGTGACCGCGGTTGGCCCGCTCGGTCTC
This genomic interval from Bradyrhizobium sp. NP1 contains the following:
- a CDS encoding molybdopterin cofactor-binding domain-containing protein; this encodes MTFNRIMPRASDASLSRRTFLATSAAVSGGLIVSLCLPFGRSDAAGSEAFAPNAFVRIGSDGQVVLTMPYVEMGQGTYTSIPMLIAEELDVSLNQVRLEHAPPNEKLYANPLLGVQATGNSNAMRGAWKPLREAGATARMMLVAAAAKRWEVDAKSCRAQDGEVIHTPTGRRLKYGELAAEAAKMPAPTGVALKSPDEFKLIGTPAKRLDAPGKVNGTALYGLDARPAGVKIATLAQSPTFGGRVKNLDDTAAKAVKGVRQIVRLDDAVAVVADHMGAAKKGLEALKIEWDDGPHAALATDEIARQLDQATLGSGAVAQNIGDADKAMAGAATKVEATYQVPFLAHATMEPMNCTVHVRKDACDIWIGSQAVARVQAMAAQAAGLPVEKVIVHNHLIGGGFGRRLEADGAVRAVEIGKHVDGPVKVVWTREEDIQHDMYRPYWFDRISAGLDQQGRLVAWKNRFAGSSVIARWLPPGFKDGLDPDSTEGAIDLVYDLPNFHVEYVRAEPPAIPTAFWRSVGPSHNVFVTESFIDELAAAAKQDPVDFRRSLLGKNPRAKAVLDLAAEKAGWGQPLPKGRGRGVSLQNAFGSLLAQVAEVEVSKDGAVRVRRVVCAMDCGTVVNPDTVQAQLMSGIVFGATAALYGEITLKNGRVEQSNFDTYQVLRMNEAPVVEVHLVKSTEPPGGMGETGTSAIVPAIANAIFAATGKRLRKMPVDASALKQPV
- a CDS encoding OsmC family protein, encoding MIRKAKAVWHGNGRTGSGNLSSESGVLAETPYSFKTRFENEKGTNPEELIAAAHAGCFTMALAFGLQAAGFTPTELATEAAVALEPEGQGFRISRSALTLRAKVPNLDEAAFARLAGEAEKNCPVSKVLNAAITLDAKLVQ
- a CDS encoding redoxin domain-containing protein → MRSDMVPGAVFPDYELSDHTGKHRKLSELQGHDPMIVVLSRGSFCPKDRRQAEGLLQLHREMEVGYCRLVTISTDNITETNENRSGIGAHWTFLSDPRRIVQKDLDIAEYTDPKHNPMIPHVIVLEPGLVIYRIYNGYWFFGRPTVEELRQDLRVVSMKCRPDWDITTPELKAAWQQGRKELFYPYGKTFVETLSE
- a CDS encoding cupin domain-containing protein, producing MARTHQPDEATFRSILPEDIDWKPFPAFSPGARLAVLVGHPSEPGPYMIRVKVPAGTKLMPHKHPEDRIYTVMSGVFYIGLGEAFDGDKVKAYPPGSVIVLPGETWHFHWAKSGEYVTQVTAVGPLGLEYHDLQDDPREQAAPR